CAACGAGGTGGCGTGATGAGTATCAATGCCGTGCAGTTCCAAGCGGGATTGTCGATGCCTGAGTTCTTCGCGTCCTACGGCACCGAAGCCAAGTGCTATCGCGCGCTTTACAAGTGGCGCTGGCCGCAAGGCTTTCGTTGCCCTGTTTGTGCCGGACGCGTGCGCTCGCGTTTCAAGCGGGGTGCTGCGATCTACTACCAATGCAGCGCGTGCCGGCATCAGACCAGCCTGATTGCAGGCACGATGTTCGAAGGCACCAAGCTGCCGCTGCGCACCTGGATGCTGGCGTTGCACCTGCTGACCTCGACCAAAACCAACATGGCCGCGCTGGAGTTGATGCGGCATCTGGGCGTCAACTACAAGACGGCCTGGCGGATGAAACACAAGATCATGCAGGTTATGGCCGAGCGCGAATCCATGCGGAAACTGGCGGGTTTCGTGCAGATCGACGATGCCTATCTCGGCGGCGAGCGTAACGGTGGCAAGGCCGGACGCGGATCGGAGAACAAACAAGCGTTCCTGATTGCGGTGCAGACCGATGCCACCTTCACCGCGCCGCGCTTTGTGGTGATCGAGCCGGTGCGCAGCTTCGACAACACCTCGCTGCAGGACTGGATTGCCCGTCGCTTGGCGCCCGAATGCGAGGTCTACACCGATGGGCTGGCCTGCTTCCGCCGGCTAGAAGACGCCGGCCACGCGCACACCACGCTGGACACTGGCGGTGGTCGTGCCGCGACCGAAACGGCCGGTGCACGTTGGCTCAACGTGGTGCTGGGCAATCTCAAACGCGCCATCAGTGGCGTGTATCACGCCATCGCGCAAGGCAAATACGCAAGGCGTTACCTGGGAGAAGCGGCCTATCGTTTTAATCGTCGATTCCGCTTGCGCGAGATGCTGCCACGACTTGCCACGGCCATGATGCAATCCACACCATGCCCAGAGCCGNNNNNNNNNNNNNNNNNNNNNNNNNNNNNNNNNNNNNNNNNNNNNNNNNNNNNNNNNNNNNNNNNNNNNNNNNNNNNNNNNNNNNNNNNNNNNNNNNNNNCGGGAGAGCAACTGTCTTGATCAACTGGCGGCGGCAGCCGCCAGTTGATCCCGCATTTTGGCGTTGAGGATGACCAGCAACTTGCGTATGGCCGCCACCAGGGCCACTTTGCCGGCCTTGCCCTTGTCACGCAGCCGTTGATAAAAATCGCGCAGTGGCGGGTTGAAGCGCACGGCCACCAGGGTGGCCATGTACAGCACCTGGCCGATGCCGGCCCGCCCGCCCCAGATGCGCCGCACCCCACGCATCGCGCCGCTGTCGCGCGCCAGCGGTGCGACCCCGACCAGCTTGGCAATGGCCTTGCCGCTCAGCTGGCCCAGTTCCGGCAGCTGTGCCGCCAGGCTCGCCAGCAGCACCGGGCCGACACCTTTGACCTGACGCAGCACCTGCAACTCTGCACGCGCGGCCAATTGCTGGGCGATGCGTGCGTCCAGCTGCGCCACCTGCTGCTGCAACTGCCGCACTGCGCTGTGCGCCTGCCGCTTGAGCCAGGCATCGGTAAGCGTAGACAGCTGCTGGCGCTGCTGCTGCACGACGGTCACCACCTGCATCCGCCGCTGCTGATAGGCGCGCAGTTGCCGGCGCCAGTCCTCCAACGGCTGATAGCGTGTCAGCGGCAGTACCGCCGCCATGTGTGCCAACGCACGCGCATCCAGCCGATCGGTCTTGGCCAGCTGACCGGTGGCCTTGGCAAAATCGCGCGCCTGGCGCGGATTGATCCGCACCATCGGCAGGCCGGCAGCATGCAGCGTGTCCAGCGCCAATTGCTCAGCACCCCCGGTTGCTTCCACCACCACTTGGTACAACGTCAGCGGCGCCAGCCAGTCACGCAACTGACGCAGGCCCGTGGCCTGATTGGCAAATCGCCGCGCCTGCTGCAAGCCATGCACATGCACGTCCAACCACTGCCTGCAGACATCGATTCCGACACTCTCGTTCATGATCAACTCCGCTATGCTCGACGGGTCGAGAGCTCTCCTGGGCAGCCCAGCCTTATCGTTACGAGCGCCTACTCGAGCAACTGTTCGGGCGTTTGCCAGGAGATTGCGGCGTGGCGACCTCGCTCTCCCGCGGTCGCTCAGACCTATGGGTTATCGGTCGACCACGCCGCCTCTCGACGCCTAATCTGGCAGATCGCCAAGAGATAAGGGGNGCAATACCCCGAAAACGTGCCGAAAACGGCAAAAAACCGGGGGTTTGAGCGCCCTCAGCGCGGCGGATGTGGCGTGTTTCGTTTTCCGGCTGCGTTGATCAGACCATCCTTTAGGCAGCTAATGACAGCACGTCGCATCCAAAGCATTGATGGCCTCTACGATTTCATCGGATACGTTGTCTTGTGCGCACCAGATCAATTCCCTAAGCGGGACTATCTTCCTTCCGACCAGTAGATGAGCCTCGACCGCGCCTTTGATGAGCTCAGGCAGGCCATCTCGCTCGTTGAGACAGATTTTCCTGGCGCTGACCAGAAACGCGGCCTTTCGGCAACATTGGATCGTTCCCTCGCAAGTTACCGCCAAGGAGACATTGTCGCAGCGGCCCATACGCGCTTCAAGACTTCCAAGATTTGATCTTCAAGGTGTAGGCAGTGCATCACCACAGTACGCTACCTAACAATTCATTCAAGCCGAACCCGCTTTGCGGGTCGGCTTAATTCCAGTGTTGGGTGGAAATGAGAGTTCTCGCAGCGGCTACTCTTTCAATCCTTTTCATGGCTGGCTGCGCGTCTTTTGGCCGGATAAGCCCTACACAAGCGTCTGCGCCAAACGCGGTGACGGGTATCTGGGATCTTGTAGTCACCGACAAGAGCCAGACGCAATCGTTTAGCTTTGCTCTCACGGACACACCCGCCGACACCTGCATTTCCGGCAACTGGTTCCAGGCACAGCCGCTCTCTGCGCCGCGGGGGCAGGTATCCCGGCCGGCTTATCAGTACCAATCTGGCAAGCTCGAGATCCTGCTATCCACCGAGCTGTGCGATGCCTACACTGTTCTCATAGGCAATGTTTCTGGCTCAAACTTCAAGGGGTCTCATGTCTCTTATGGCCTGTTCGGCAGCACGGAGCACGGCAAAGTTAGCGGCGTGCTTCGGCAATAGCCGGGTGCCGCCTAACAACTCATTCAAGCCGAACCCGCTTCGCGGGTCGGCTTAATTCAGGCGTTAGGCGCCATGCCCAGCTTTCCGAGGATCGACAAAGGCGAGGGGTTCATTCGAACTCACGATCTTCTCGAAGAACTTCAGGCAGATGTTGGGCGCGCCTATGAGGCACTAGGGAATGACCGGCAATCGCAATACCTGCGGCGTTCTGTGGTGCGGGCGGTCTTCTCGTTCATAGAAGCCTGCGTGGAAACGATCAAAGTCGAGATCCGCTCAAACATCAGGACGGGACTCTTTAATCCGGAACTGACCGAAAAAGAACAAGAGACGCTTGGCGCGCTGCACTTGGTTGGTGACCGACGTTCCGACAAGCTGTTACCGCTTGACGCCAACCTCAAGAGAACGTTCCGCCTCGCAGCTAAGGTCTGGGGCCTCACTGAATTCAAGCTCGCAACCGGGGGCGAGAATTTCGCGGACTTTCTTCTCGCAAAGGAGGCGCGCAACCGCTTGACCCATCCCAAGAACTACTATGACATTCAGGTCACTGACGATGACATGCACTGCCACACGATCGCTTACCACTGGGTCTTGGGCGAGTTCAGCAGGCTTTTTCGCCTGCGCGTTGTAGATATTGCTCGATCACTGGCGCCAGAAGATGGCGAACGCCTGCTCCAATCAACTGGAGTTGGGGGTCTTCCGAGTGGCGCCTAACTATTCGTCCAAGCCGACGCCGCTTCGCGGCGCGGCTTAACTCAGGTGTTAGGCGGTAGCGCTTGGCATCGTTGGTGGCTTCTGTCTTCGGCAACGCCTTGGTGGTGTACCCGGCCGGCTCCGGTGCGCGGTCTTTGCGTCAGCGGTGATCGGTCTGCTTGTTACCTCGCCTTGTAGCGTTACCGCTGCGCTGCGCTCAGTGCCTTTGGCTTCGGTTGCTCTGCGCGGCAACGCTCCCTTGGCAAGCCACGTGACTTCGGTTGTGGCATGCTTGGCCCAGTGATGGTCTGGTCGTGCTGGGGAGCAGAGGTCATGCGTCACCGCTCTGCGGCGCCACCGTCTAAGGCAACGCTGATCAAGTCGGTCCCTATCGGAGAAAATATGCCCCTTCCTTCAAATCGGAACGACCGATGAAACAGCAGACATTGGCGATGGCGGCCGATCAGGNTAAGGCAACGCTGATCAAGTCGGTCCCTATCGGAGAAAATATGCCCCTTCCTTCAAATCGGAACGACCGATGAAACAGCAGACATTGGCGATGGCGGCCGATCAGGGCAGTGGATTCGAGCAGCATCGTCGGCCGACGCGCCGGGATGTGTTCCTGTCGACGATGGAGCAGATCGTGCCGTGGTCGGCACTGTGCGCGGTGATCGAGCCGTACTATCCGAAGGCAGGCAATGGCCGGCCGCCGGTCGGCCTGGAACGGATGCTGCGGATGTATTTGGTGCAGCACTGGTTCAATCTGGCCGATGAGGCCTGCGAGGAAGCGCTACTGGACAGCACGGCGCTGCGGCGGTTCGTGGGGATCGACCTGGGCCGCGAGCGGGTTCCGGACGCGACGACACTGCTGAAGTTTCGTCGCCTTCTGGAGACGCACGAGCTGGGGGCGGAGCTGTTCTTGCAAGTGAACCGGGAATTGGAAGCACGTGGCCTGAAGGTGGGCACGGGCACCATCGTGGATGCGACTATCATCGGCGCGCCCAGTTCGACGAAGAATGCGGACAAGGCCCGCGATCCGGACATGCATCAGACCCGCAAGGGGCAGCAGTGGTACTTCGGGATGAAGCTGCACATCGGCGTGGATAGTCGTAACGGCCTGGTGCATAGCGCGGCGGTGACGGCGGCCAATGTGCATGACAAGCACCTGCTGGGAGACCTGCTGCACGGGGAGGAACGCCGGGTCTATGGAGACAGCGCCTACGCCAGCCAGAAGGCGCTGATCGGCACGCATGCACCGCACGCCCGGGACTTCACCAACCAGCGGGTTCGCAAGCGTGGCGAAGTGAATGAGGTGCAGCGCCAGCGGAACCGCAACAAGTCGAAGATCCGTGCCCGTGTCGAGCACGTGTTCGCGGTGGTGAAGCGGCTGTGGGGCTTTGCCAAGGTGCGTTATCGCGGGCTGGACAAGAACGCGAACCGCTGCTTCGTGGCCCTGGGCCTGGCGAACCTGTACCTGGCGCGGGTGCGTTTGGCGGGATAGTTGCGCCTGCGGGGCCGCAAAAGCGGCCCGCAGCGCCCGGAAACGGGCATGGAAGGACGGCTGATCGTAGATCCAAGTGCGTCATGAGCCGGATCGGCCAGTTCGCTGGCCGTTGCGACTACTTGATCAGCGTTGCCNCAGCGCCCGGAAACGGGCATGGAAGGACGGCTGATCGTAGATCCAAGTGCGTCATGAGCCGGATCGGCCAGTTCGCTGGCCGTTGCGACTACTTGATCAGCGTTGCCCTAAACAGCGCGCGCGCTTGGATGCCGTCTGTGCCTGGCGCCTATCGATTCTCGTGCGCAGAGATTGGCTATCGGTCTATCGACGTGCAGGTGCGTCGCAATGATGCCGATGTGCTTGTGGCCACCGCGCCCGGCCTGGGCACTGAAACGGTTAGCGGCATGCACCGGAAGCTGACGCGTGCGGAGTGGGAGGTGGTCGATGTCGATTGATGCTGCAGGCAAGGACAGCACCCTAGCCGCACTCGCGGCACTGATCGAGGGCGATCGCTGGCTCAATGCGGACGCCTGCGCGGTGTACCTTGGCTTGATCGTGCCAGACGGCAAACCGAATGCCGGCCAGCCAAATCGGCGCGGGTTCCTCGAGCGGGTCTCATGCCGGCAGAGCTTCCCTGCTGCGCTGGTGATCGGCAACGAGAAGAAATGGAAGAAGTCTGAGGTTGACCGTTGGGCGGAGGACGAACGCCGAATCAACCGAGCTGCCGAGCCAGCGAAGACGCTGGCTCGTTGTAGTAAATCATCAGCGATTTGAGGTCGCGATGACCAATGACCCGGGCCAGTTGCAGCACATCCAGCTTCTTGGAGAGGCGCCATATCGCCTCGGCCCGGCTGTCGTGAAAGTGGATGTCCCGGTGCTTCGTGGTATCGCGCACGCGGCGCCACAGTACGTCTCGGGTCGCGTCATCAAGCTGGAAGACCGGCCCAAATCCCAGCGGCAGCGCGCAGGATCTCGCACGCGCGCCGCGATAGGGGAACGTCCCGGGCGTCGCCATTCTTCGTCTTCGGCAGGTGGACATACTGCGCGTCGAGGTGGATGTTCGGCCAAGTCAGACCCAGGATTTCCCCAGACCGCGTTGCCGTCTCCGCCTGCAGCTTGTCCCAGACCCCAAATGCGCGCGCCAGCATCTCCACTTCCTCGTTGGAGATGCGCCGCGCCCTACCCTTTGGTGTCTTGGGCCAGCGCACATCCCGCATCGGGTTTTCCCGGATCCACCGCCAATCGCGCCTGGCCACCTCGAGCACGGCGCGCAGCAGGTTCATTTCCCTGGCCACAGTGCCTGGCTTCACCTTCGCCAGCCGGCTGTCCCGCCACGTTGCGAAGTCATCCGGCCCCAGTGCAGCAAGACGACGCAGGGCGATCGGCTCCCGTCGCAGTGACTTGACCCGCACAAGCTCCCACCGCGCCCCCCCCCCGTTCGGGAGCCACCTCCTCCTCGTAGCGGCGTAGAGCGGCGTCGAA
The window above is part of the Xanthomonas cassavae CFBP 4642 genome. Proteins encoded here:
- a CDS encoding tyrosine-type recombinase/integrase, coding for MNLLRAVLEVARRDWRWIRENPMRDVRWPKTPKGRARRISNEEVEMLARAFGVWDKLQAETATRSGEILGLTWPNIHLDAQYVHLPKTKNGDARDVPLSRRACEILRAAAGIWAGLPA
- a CDS encoding IS1595 family transposase, with protein sequence MSINAVQFQAGLSMPEFFASYGTEAKCYRALYKWRWPQGFRCPVCAGRVRSRFKRGAAIYYQCSACRHQTSLIAGTMFEGTKLPLRTWMLALHLLTSTKTNMAALELMRHLGVNYKTAWRMKHKIMQVMAERESMRKLAGFVQIDDAYLGGERNGGKAGRGSENKQAFLIAVQTDATFTAPRFVVIEPVRSFDNTSLQDWIARRLAPECEVYTDGLACFRRLEDAGHAHTTLDTGGGRAATETAGARWLNVVLGNLKRAISGVYHAIAQGKYARRYLGEAAYRFNRRFRLREMLPRLATAMMQSTPCPEP
- a CDS encoding IS110 family transposase, which encodes MNESVGIDVCRQWLDVHVHGLQQARRFANQATGLRQLRDWLAPLTLYQVVVEATGGAEQLALDTLHAAGLPMVRINPRQARDFAKATGQLAKTDRLDARALAHMAAVLPLTRYQPLEDWRRQLRAYQQRRMQVVTVVQQQRQQLSTLTDAWLKRQAHSAVRQLQQQVAQLDARIAQQLAARAELQVLRQVKGVGPVLLASLAAQLPELGQLSGKAIAKLVGVAPLARDSGAMRGVRRIWGGRAGIGQVLYMATLVAVRFNPPLRDFYQRLRDKGKAGKVALVAAIRKLLVILNAKMRDQLAAAAAS
- a CDS encoding IS5 family transposase, with the translated sequence MKQQTLAMAADQGSGFEQHRRPTRRDVFLSTMEQIVPWSALCAVIEPYYPKAGNGRPPVGLERMLRMYLVQHWFNLADEACEEALLDSTALRRFVGIDLGRERVPDATTLLKFRRLLETHELGAELFLQVNRELEARGLKVGTGTIVDATIIGAPSSTKNADKARDPDMHQTRKGQQWYFGMKLHIGVDSRNGLVHSAAVTAANVHDKHLLGDLLHGEERRVYGDSAYASQKALIGTHAPHARDFTNQRVRKRGEVNEVQRQRNRNKSKIRARVEHVFAVVKRLWGFAKVRYRGLDKNANRCFVALGLANLYLARVRLAG